A stretch of the Conger conger chromosome 3, fConCon1.1, whole genome shotgun sequence genome encodes the following:
- the maml1 gene encoding mastermind-like protein 1, protein MMADFVAPRHSAVMERLRRRIELFRRHHTSCETRYDNTAMDRLELDQQQTFALHQRCLQTKAKRSSKHRQPQPASDQTGLRATGTGGSASDPTDSAAVESRNNIRSALSESVKRKLESSGSPLGGGQVNGFRDGYPPPPKKPSLEDALGGVNGTANGGLPPRSPRDTKHGLGLEALVPNGTRAEPNGPSHPDRPRSQDGDPRLKDMKQEPVEDILPCMLPSGGNMANSSLFPDLNLNEQEWKELMEELSGSGVYEDMQDIFNDGFEDRKDPELASAGLQGGALPSDPVNVKAEFSPAPPAFEQEPPAGSPQVRPISSGPPLGCGSPAGSSSGPAQSPALSQPPRLPQGLLLPASSPKDLSPAQQLQQMAAREQQRAQLMQTQPQLGQNQLTQAQLGQKQLAQAQLGQKQLAQSQMGQKQLAQAQLGQKQLTQAQLAQSKLGQKQLAQAQLAQAQLGQKQLAQSQLGQQQQMAQSQLGQKQLTQSQLAQLAQSQLGQKQLAQSQLAQSQLAQSQLAQSQLAQSQLAQKQLAQSQLTQAQLTQAQMQKQKQQQQQQQAAKFHAANAPSSWPQAAPSQSPLGGAYSLEKPSSPALYQQDFPNAKPQLLLPAPPNKGSPKAGAGAYMQPGAHPNMLGHAQPNALGQNAAGGQASMLDYTNTKPLSHYDGAQPGPQGPAQSKAALLSLIRQQPMKQKPGLPFRPHLPPHAQQEQNAYTAGAHIPGPPATMATQPPGNHGNAAYMNSQTAALKQMQTQFLMGQRQHIMAEQEKQRQQQEQQLQRHLTRPPPQYQDQQNPQHPFQQQQQQQQQQQQQQQQQQQQVNQFTGSSQSLAGVGLPCGSAPGGQRMFSQAQSMMGMGVAQSGGPSAGAPPAVSQADMAPYSNMSLHPHPAQTQRAPGGAMPAAYRQNQNLLAQQHLKAQPNPAMPNPALLKQQQQLARMPNAMAGSLPNTLPNALPNALPASVPMQAQPWQQQQQQQQHPSMQQAMTTQAVAGNGGLQVFGNANFHAQARLPKLPGSTAFPQAALSSGRPQMMAAHPQQRTNPALAPQPHPQPLAPPPQQQGQPLAPPPSQQGQQVLSGVNLPDLGAFGQSQSSQMTNRTGMQCNQGYPVNRTANQELPFGYGGQSGNGLASFPVDSDLMETFLKNQTAQDWMDDLDELLANHQ, encoded by the exons CTGTCGGAGTCTGTAAAGAGGAAGTTGGAGAGCTCTGGCTCGCCCCTCGGAGGGGGGCAGGTAAACGGTTTTCGGGACGGCTACCCCCCGCCCCCTAAGAAGCCCAGCCTGGAGGACGCCCTCGGCGGGGTGAACGGGACGGCTAACGGGGGCCTGCCGCCCCGCTCCCCGCGGGACACCAAGCACGGGCTGGGCCTGGAGGCCCTGGTGCCCAACGGGACGCGCGCGGAGCCCAACGGTCCGTCGCACCCCGACCGCCCGCGCAGCCAGGACGGGGACCCGCGGCTGAAGGACATGAAGCAGGAGCCCGTGGAGGACATCCTGCCCTGCATGCTGCCCTCCGGGGGCAACATGGCGAACAGCAGCCTCTTCCCCGACCTCAACCTGAACGAGCAGGAGTGGAAGGAGCTGATGGAGGAGCTGAGCGGGTCGGGGGTGTACGAGGACATGCAGGACATCTTCAACGACGGCTTCGAGGACCGCAAGGACCCCGAGCTGGCCTCGGCCGGCCTGCAGGGCGGCGCTCTGCCCTCCGACCCCGTCAACGTGAAGGCCGAGTTctccccggccccgcccgcctTCGAGCAGGAGCCCCCGGCCGGCTCTCCCCAGGTCAGGCCCATCTCCTCCGGGCCCCCGCTGGGCTGCGGCTCTCCCGCGGGGTCCTCCAGCGGCCCCGCCCAGTCCCCGGCCCTATCCCAGCCTCCCCGGCTCCCGCAGGGCCTGCTCCTACCCGCCTCGTCCCCCAAAGACCTGTCTCCTgctcagcagctgcagcagatgGCCGCACGGGAGCAGCAGAGGGCGCAGCTGATGCAGACGCAGCCGCAGCTGGGGCAGAACCAGCTGACGCAAGCGCAGCTGGGGCAAAAGCAGCTAGCGCAAGCGCAGCTGGGGCAAAAGCAGCTAGCGCAGTCGCAGATGGGGCAGAAGCAGCTGGCGCAGGCTCAGCTGGGGCAGAAGCAGCTGACGCAGGCACAGCTAGCGCAGTCGAAGCTGGGGCAGAAGCAGCTAGCGCAGGCACAGCTAGCGCAGGCTCAGCTGGGGCAGAAGCAGCTAGCGCAGTCGCAACtcgggcagcagcagcagatggcGCAGTCGCAGCTGGGTCAAAAGCAGCTGACGCAGTCGCAGTTGGCGCAGCTAGCGCAGTCGCAGCTGGGGCAGAAGCAGCTAGCGCAGTCGCAGCTAGCCCAATCGCAGCTAGCCCAATCGCAGCTAGCCCAATCACAGCTAGCGCAGTCGCAGCTAGCCCAGAAGCAGCTAGCGCAGTCGCAGCTCACCCAGGCCCAGCTCACCCAGGCCCAGatgcagaagcagaagcagcagcagcagcagcagcaagcgGCCAAATTCCACGCCGCCAACGCCCCGTCGTCATGGCCACAGGCCGCGCCCTCCCAGAGCCCGCTGGGCGGAGCCTACAGCCTGGAGAAGCCGTCCAGCCCCGCCCTGTACCAGCAGGACTTCCCCAACGCCAAGCCGCAGCTGCTGCTGCCCGCCCCGCCCAACAAGGGCTCCCCCAAAGCCGGGGCGGGCGCCTACATGCAGCCAGGGGCGCACCCCAACAtgctcggccacgcccagcccAACGCGCTGGGCCAGAACGCCGCCGGGGGCCAGGCCTCCATGCTGGACTACACCAACACCAAGCCCCTGTCCCACTACGACGGGGCCCAGCCGGGGCCCCAGGGGCCCGCGCAGAGCAAGGCCGCCCTCCTGTCCCTGATTCGCCAGCAGCCCATGAAGCAGAAGCCGGGTCTGCCCTTccgcccccacctgcccccccacGCCCAG CAGGAGCAGAATGCTTACACAGCTGGCGCCCACATCCCGGGACCTCCTGCAACCATGGCAACGCAGCCGCCCGGAAACCATGGCAACGCGGCGTACATGAACAGCCAGACGGCAGCGCTGAAGCAGATGCAGACGCAGTTCCTCATGGGCCAGAGACAGCACATCATGGCTGAACAG gagaaacagcggcagcagcaggagcagcagctgcagagGCACCTGACCCGCCCTCCCCCTCAGTATCAGGACCAGCAGAACCCCCAGCATCcctttcagcagcagcagcagcagcagcaacaacagcagcagcagcagcaacaacagcagcagcaggttaACCAGTTTACAG GCTCCTCCCAGTCCCTGGCGGGCGTGGGCCTGCCTTGCGGCTCTGCCCCCGGGGGGCAGCGCATGTTCTCTCAGGCGCAGAGCATGATGGGAATGGGGGTGGCGCAGAGCGGAGGTCCGTCAGCCGGGGCGCCCCCTGCAGTCAGTCAGGCGGACATGGCGCCCTACAGCAACATGAGCCTCCACCCGCACCCTGCCCAAACCCAGCGGGCGCCCGGCGGTGCCATGCCCGCAGCCTACAGGCAGAACCAGAACCTGCTGGCCCAGCAGCACCTCAAGGCCCAGCCCAACCCGGCCATGCCCAACCCGGCCCTGctcaagcagcagcagcagctggccCGCATGCCCAACGCCATGGCAGGCTCTCTGCCCAACACGCTGCCCAACGCTCTCCCCAACGCGCTGCCCGCCAGTGTGCCCATGCAGGCCCAGccctggcagcagcagcagcagcagcagcagcatcccagcatgcaacagGCCATGACCACGCAAGCGGTGGCTGGGAACGGGGGCCTCCAGGTGTTCGGGAACGCCAACTTCCACGCCCAGGCGCGCCTCCCCAAATTGCCCGGCTCCACAGCCTTTCCCCAGGCAGCCCTGAGCAGCGGCCGGCCCCAGATGATGGCAGCGCACCCCCAGCAAAGGACCAACCCCGCCCTGGCCCCCCAGCCACACCCTCAGCCCctagcccctcccccccagcagCAGGGTCAGCCCCTAGCCCCTCCTCCCTCGCAGCAGGGGCAGCAGGTGTTGTCGGGCGTCAACCTGCCTGACCTCGGCGCCTTCGGCCAATCGCAGAGCAGCCAGATGACCAACCGCACCGGCATGCAGTGCAACCAGGGCTACCCCGTGAAcaggacagccaatcaggagcttCCGTTCGGCTACGGCGGCCAATCGGGGAACGGTTTGGCCAGCTTCCCTGTGGATAGCGACCTCATGGAAACGTTTCTGAAGAACCAGACCGCGCAGGACTGGATGGATGACCTGGACGAGCTCCTGGCCAATCACCAGTGA